In Chromatiaceae bacterium, a single genomic region encodes these proteins:
- a CDS encoding response regulator encodes MSQFRSIISFITRRRTVIEPELEQGLLRIGIISAMVIYLAVTHFLEPTRMHALALYSAVGFLLFSFGLFSWIAIKPTASTPRRVIGVLHDVIGPTYGMYFFGETTVPFYIVYLWVIFGNGFRFGTPYLVLAATGSTLGFGLVISFNPYWQAHLQLGVGLLVGLVVLPAYVAMLLARLNLAKQQAIEANQAKSRFLATMSHELRTPLNGVIGIADLLRTTPLNREQEDHVRTISVSAASLLSLIDDVLDISKIEAGKMTLELVDFDLHRLVSNTAKMMAAPAGKKNLRLNYRVSPELPYSLRGSEHHLQQILVNLIGNAIKFTETGQIDINVARAEPRPDDAAVWVRFDVIDTGIGIPPEAQQRIFERFAQADDSTTRRYGGTGLGITISKQLAELMGGEIGVASEVGRGSTFWIELPFTELPVAVDKQADTQTLARSRVLVVGADYAENRRLMKVLSGWGVTAEQRDGSAQAIAELVNATNIGDPYNTVIVDARGMHSDPAQLLQTAKQDRSLQSLAFVLISPPLPGDDWKRKLLDTGFAAVLATPFDKTLLFNALHSAYVSAVDDPHVANFIDHYARERKVLSPLEILVAEDNETNRKVVRGILEKAGHRVYVVENGEQALDALEAHRFDIALFDIQMPVMDGLEALKVYRFTHADDKTIPVIMLSADVTPEARAECRDAGAAEFIAKPILARNLLESLTKVLHEQRPPGTPSPSQGVDANRQGPGRSQPSRPVGEVIDRQALRDLEDLGGGLGFLINLVDGFVKDADNLFDQLDKSVAVRSATQFRDLSHALKGSAGSVGARRLHELAGHACRIGDQDFARMAPVAVSEMRSALDEARSALHVYINERESQVSRS; translated from the coding sequence TTAGCTTCATCACGCGACGTCGCACCGTCATAGAACCCGAACTGGAGCAGGGCCTGCTTCGGATCGGGATCATCTCCGCCATGGTGATCTACCTGGCGGTCACACACTTCCTCGAACCCACGCGCATGCATGCGCTGGCGCTGTATTCAGCGGTCGGATTCCTGTTGTTCAGTTTCGGACTGTTCAGCTGGATAGCGATCAAGCCCACCGCGTCGACACCACGCCGGGTGATCGGCGTACTGCACGACGTGATCGGTCCGACCTACGGAATGTACTTCTTCGGCGAGACGACCGTCCCCTTCTACATCGTTTACCTGTGGGTCATCTTCGGCAACGGCTTCCGGTTCGGGACGCCGTACCTGGTGCTGGCCGCCACCGGGAGTACCCTCGGCTTCGGCCTGGTGATCTCGTTCAACCCGTATTGGCAGGCACATCTGCAACTGGGTGTCGGACTGCTGGTCGGTCTGGTGGTGCTGCCCGCGTATGTCGCGATGCTGCTTGCACGCCTCAACCTGGCCAAGCAGCAGGCAATCGAGGCGAATCAGGCGAAATCACGCTTCCTCGCCACGATGAGTCATGAGTTGCGCACGCCGCTCAACGGCGTAATCGGGATCGCGGATCTGCTGCGAACCACGCCGTTGAATCGTGAGCAGGAGGACCACGTGCGGACGATCAGTGTATCCGCAGCCAGCCTGCTGTCGCTGATCGACGACGTGCTCGACATCTCGAAGATCGAGGCCGGCAAGATGACCCTCGAGCTGGTCGATTTCGACCTGCATCGGCTGGTCAGCAATACCGCGAAGATGATGGCCGCGCCGGCGGGCAAGAAGAATCTGCGCCTCAACTACCGTGTCTCTCCGGAACTGCCGTATTCCTTGCGTGGCAGCGAGCACCATCTGCAACAGATCCTGGTGAACCTGATCGGCAACGCGATCAAGTTCACCGAAACCGGGCAGATAGACATCAACGTGGCGCGTGCCGAGCCGCGTCCTGACGACGCTGCGGTCTGGGTGCGATTCGACGTGATCGACACCGGCATCGGTATCCCCCCCGAGGCTCAGCAGCGGATCTTCGAGCGGTTCGCCCAGGCCGATGACTCGACCACCCGGCGGTATGGTGGCACCGGTCTGGGGATCACCATCAGCAAGCAACTCGCCGAGTTGATGGGTGGCGAGATCGGGGTCGCCAGCGAGGTTGGCCGGGGCAGCACCTTCTGGATAGAACTGCCGTTCACCGAACTTCCGGTGGCGGTGGACAAACAGGCCGACACCCAGACACTCGCCAGGAGCCGGGTGCTCGTGGTCGGCGCCGACTACGCTGAGAATCGTCGGCTGATGAAGGTGCTATCCGGTTGGGGCGTGACCGCCGAGCAACGCGACGGGTCGGCACAGGCCATCGCGGAACTGGTCAATGCGACCAATATCGGCGATCCCTACAATACGGTGATCGTCGATGCCCGTGGCATGCACAGCGATCCGGCGCAACTGTTGCAGACGGCGAAACAGGACCGCTCGCTCCAGTCGCTGGCGTTCGTGTTGATCTCGCCCCCGCTGCCCGGTGACGACTGGAAGCGAAAGCTGCTCGACACCGGCTTTGCGGCCGTCCTCGCGACGCCGTTCGACAAGACACTGTTGTTCAATGCGCTGCACTCTGCCTACGTCAGTGCGGTCGACGACCCGCACGTGGCGAATTTCATCGACCACTACGCGCGCGAACGTAAGGTCCTGTCACCCCTTGAGATCCTGGTTGCCGAAGACAATGAGACCAACCGCAAGGTGGTGCGAGGCATCCTCGAAAAGGCGGGTCACCGGGTGTATGTGGTCGAAAATGGCGAGCAGGCGCTGGATGCGTTGGAGGCGCACCGTTTCGATATCGCGTTGTTCGACATCCAGATGCCGGTCATGGACGGTCTCGAAGCGCTGAAGGTGTATCGATTCACGCACGCCGATGACAAGACGATTCCGGTGATCATGCTGTCCGCTGACGTGACGCCGGAGGCACGCGCGGAATGCAGGGACGCCGGCGCGGCGGAGTTCATCGCCAAGCCCATCCTGGCGAGGAATCTGCTGGAGTCGTTGACCAAGGTGCTGCACGAGCAACGTCCACCGGGCACGCCGAGCCCGAGCCAGGGCGTGGACGCGAACCGCCAGGGACCCGGCAGGTCACAGCCTTCGCGCCCGGTCGGCGAGGTGATCGACCGTCAGGCGCTGCGTGACCTCGAAGACCTCGGCGGCGGGCTGGGTTTTCTGATCAATCTGGTTGACGGTTTCGTCAAGGACGCCGACAACCTGTTCGACCAGCTCGACAAATCGGTCGCGGTGCGCTCCGCCACGCAGTTCCGCGACCTGTCCCACGCGCTCAAAGGCAGCGCCGGCAGCGTCGGTGCACGCCGGCTGCACGAACTCGCCGGTCACGCTTGCCGGATCGGCGACCAGGATTTCGCGCGCATGGCCCCGGTCGCGGTTTCCGAGATGCGCTCGGCACTCGACGAGGCCCGCTCCGCCCTGCACGTCTACATCAACGAACGCGAGAGCCAGGTCTCGCGCAGTTGA
- a CDS encoding crotonase/enoyl-CoA hydratase family protein, which produces MSVDMPAAVKAKTFDQLDVEWNYGEGTVWCYMNPRPRPCFTPELLGEILRLPKHLQRLGIDRSVAAEKPCFLVYGSRVKGTFNLGGDLNLFRSLIDRRDRQGLEDYARACIDVSHQVSTGFGLPLTTISLIQGAALGGGMEGALAANLIVAERGVQMGLPEVLFNLFPGMGAYSFLSRRLGATETERVILSGKTWQAEELHEMGVIDILAEPGQGEATVRDYISERQRRSPNTMMALERVRKAVNPVTHRELEEIALIWVDAALRLRDRDLKIMDRLIRSQNKAVAQQPLADVG; this is translated from the coding sequence ATGTCTGTTGATATGCCCGCGGCAGTCAAAGCAAAAACATTTGACCAACTGGATGTCGAATGGAACTACGGCGAGGGAACCGTCTGGTGCTACATGAACCCACGACCGAGGCCGTGTTTCACGCCCGAGTTGCTCGGCGAGATCCTGCGCCTGCCAAAGCACCTGCAGCGCCTGGGTATCGACCGCTCGGTGGCCGCCGAAAAACCGTGTTTTCTGGTCTACGGATCGCGGGTCAAAGGGACCTTCAACCTCGGCGGGGATCTGAACCTGTTCCGCTCGCTGATCGACCGGCGCGACCGGCAGGGCCTCGAAGACTATGCGCGCGCCTGCATCGACGTCTCGCACCAGGTATCGACGGGCTTCGGGTTGCCGCTCACCACGATCAGCCTGATCCAGGGTGCGGCCCTCGGTGGCGGCATGGAAGGTGCGCTGGCCGCCAATCTGATCGTCGCGGAGCGCGGCGTCCAGATGGGCCTCCCGGAGGTGCTGTTCAACCTGTTCCCGGGGATGGGTGCCTACAGCTTCCTGTCACGCCGGCTCGGTGCCACCGAAACCGAGCGCGTGATCCTGAGCGGCAAGACCTGGCAGGCCGAGGAACTGCACGAAATGGGCGTGATCGACATCCTCGCCGAACCCGGCCAGGGTGAAGCGACGGTACGCGACTACATCTCCGAGCGGCAACGTCGCTCGCCGAACACGATGATGGCCCTCGAACGGGTGCGCAAGGCAGTCAATCCGGTCACGCATCGGGAGCTCGAGGAGATTGCGCTGATCTGGGTGGACGCCGCGTTGCGCCTCAGGGACCGTGATCTGAAGATCATGGATCGGCTGATCCGCTCGCAGAACAAGGCCGTCGCCCAGCAGCCGCTGGCCGACGTCGGCTGA
- a CDS encoding cupin domain-containing protein has product MLTRYDRQPAYQTKDGSVIRELMHPGVHGNRNQSLAEARVAPGQQTALHRHIASEELYHVSAGEGLMTLGEERFAIRPGDTIAIAPNTPHCVKNTGPDELVILCCCSPPYAHDDTELL; this is encoded by the coding sequence ATGTTGACCCGCTACGACCGCCAACCGGCGTACCAGACCAAGGACGGGTCGGTGATCCGCGAACTCATGCATCCCGGCGTTCATGGCAACCGCAACCAGAGCCTGGCCGAGGCACGCGTCGCGCCCGGCCAGCAGACCGCGCTGCATCGCCATATCGCCAGCGAAGAGCTGTACCACGTCAGCGCCGGAGAGGGGCTCATGACGCTGGGAGAGGAGCGGTTCGCGATCCGTCCCGGCGATACGATCGCGATCGCCCCGAACACGCCGCATTGCGTCAAGAACACCGGCCCGGATGAGCTGGTGATCCTGTGTTGTTGCAGCCCCCCTTATGCACACGACGACACCGAGCTCCTGTAA
- a CDS encoding EamA family transporter, with protein sequence MDWFSLSLICAFALASSDAAAKHWLRSADALEMLVVRLGLSGLLLSPWVMTFELPALPAPFWGWITFLLPLELLAMTMYLVAIRDYPLALTVPYLAFTPVLVVVTGWVVLGESVSGPGLVGIVLVVAGSWVLNFEQPGRLSVAALIAPLRAIVRNPGSRLMLGSAIIYAFTSVGGKAAMQWVPPQQFGALYFSLLGGVTLFLVTLFRPRALRVARFGVLPLLLVSGCMAVMVVTHFMALGMIEAAYMIATKRTSLLFGVLYGAMLFGERHLGRHLLAGALMVSGVAAIAL encoded by the coding sequence TTGGACTGGTTCTCGCTCAGCCTGATCTGCGCATTTGCACTGGCCTCTTCGGACGCGGCGGCCAAGCACTGGCTGCGTTCAGCGGACGCGCTCGAGATGCTGGTAGTGCGTCTCGGACTGAGCGGTCTGCTGCTCTCGCCGTGGGTCATGACCTTCGAGCTGCCTGCGCTGCCGGCGCCTTTCTGGGGATGGATCACCTTCCTGCTGCCGCTCGAACTGCTGGCGATGACGATGTACCTGGTCGCAATTCGGGACTACCCGCTTGCCTTGACGGTCCCCTACCTCGCGTTCACCCCGGTGCTCGTCGTCGTCACCGGGTGGGTGGTGCTCGGTGAATCGGTCAGCGGACCGGGGCTGGTCGGCATCGTTTTGGTGGTCGCCGGGTCCTGGGTACTGAATTTCGAACAGCCCGGCCGCCTGAGCGTCGCGGCACTGATCGCTCCGCTGCGGGCGATCGTGCGCAACCCTGGCTCCCGCCTGATGCTGGGCAGCGCGATCATCTATGCGTTTACTTCGGTCGGCGGTAAGGCGGCCATGCAGTGGGTGCCACCACAGCAGTTCGGCGCCTTGTACTTTTCCTTGCTCGGCGGCGTCACGCTGTTCCTGGTCACCCTCTTCCGGCCGCGGGCGCTGCGCGTGGCACGCTTTGGCGTGTTGCCGCTGCTCCTGGTCTCCGGTTGCATGGCGGTGATGGTGGTCACGCACTTCATGGCCCTGGGGATGATCGAGGCCGCCTACATGATTGCGACAAAACGCACCAGTCTGCTTTTCGGGGTGCTCTACGGGGCTATGCTGTTTGGAGAACGGCATCTGGGCCGGCATCTGCTGGCCGGGGCATTGATGGTCTCGGGGGTCGCCGCAATCGCGCTGTGA
- a CDS encoding TRAP transporter substrate-binding protein, with protein sequence MQKHLIGIAVSSILAFAAAPAFANCDPGETIIKFSHVTNADKHPKGIAANLLAERVNEQMNGKACMQVFPNSTLYDDDKVLEAMLNGDVQLAAPSLSKFETFTKKFRIFDLPFVFKDVAAVDRFQNSADGEKLKNSMNRRGLKGLAFWHNGMKQISANKPLITPEDAKGLKFRVQASDVLVAQFNQLGASPQKMSFKEVYGGLQTKVIDGQENTWSNIYGQKFFEVQDGITESNHGILDYLVVTSTKWWDSLPNDFRDEFMGILKGVTEERNAESSRVNEENKQSIIAAGGVVRTLTPEQRQAWVDAMKPVWKKFEKDIGADLMDAALKSNEG encoded by the coding sequence ATGCAAAAGCATCTCATCGGTATTGCCGTATCGTCGATCCTGGCGTTCGCCGCCGCACCGGCTTTCGCCAACTGCGACCCGGGCGAAACGATCATAAAATTCAGTCACGTCACCAACGCAGACAAACATCCCAAAGGTATCGCCGCCAACCTGCTCGCGGAACGCGTCAACGAGCAGATGAACGGCAAGGCCTGCATGCAGGTGTTCCCCAACTCGACACTGTACGACGACGACAAGGTGCTCGAGGCGATGCTCAACGGGGATGTCCAGCTCGCGGCGCCGTCGCTGTCGAAGTTTGAGACCTTTACCAAGAAGTTCCGCATCTTCGATCTACCTTTCGTGTTCAAGGATGTTGCCGCAGTCGACCGGTTCCAGAATTCGGCAGACGGCGAGAAGCTGAAGAACTCGATGAACCGGCGCGGGCTCAAGGGCCTCGCATTCTGGCACAACGGTATGAAGCAGATCTCCGCCAACAAACCCTTGATCACGCCCGAAGACGCCAAGGGACTGAAGTTCCGCGTGCAGGCCTCCGATGTCCTGGTCGCGCAGTTCAACCAGCTCGGCGCCTCACCGCAGAAGATGTCGTTCAAAGAGGTATACGGTGGTCTTCAGACGAAGGTCATCGATGGACAGGAAAACACCTGGTCGAACATCTACGGACAGAAATTCTTCGAGGTCCAGGACGGCATCACCGAAAGCAATCACGGGATCCTCGATTACCTGGTCGTGACCTCCACCAAGTGGTGGGATTCGTTGCCCAACGACTTCCGTGATGAGTTCATGGGCATCCTCAAGGGTGTCACCGAGGAACGCAATGCCGAGTCTTCGCGTGTCAACGAGGAAAACAAGCAGTCGATCATCGCCGCCGGTGGCGTCGTCAGGACGTTGACCCCGGAGCAACGCCAGGCCTGGGTGGACGCGATGAAGCCGGTGTGGAAGAAGTTCGAGAAGGACATCGGCGCGGACCTGATGGACGCCGCGCTGAAATCCAACGAGGGCTGA
- a CDS encoding TRAP transporter small permease — protein sequence MQKQEATTKLGRIVDNIEETSIAICLGLMTVITFVNVVARYVFSDNILWAKEATEYLFAWLVLMGMSYGVKKHVHIGVDVVISHLSPGMKRFFALFSVTACLAFAILLMIGSWKYWYPFATERAWMETEDLPMPDMLQFLADWMNEGERYEKIPRWIPYLALPIGVALLILRLLQQARNILTGKIDMIIASHEAEELLEELEMVSPHAGDAPARKGGEG from the coding sequence ATGCAAAAACAAGAAGCAACCACGAAGCTCGGCCGGATTGTCGACAATATCGAAGAAACCAGTATCGCCATCTGTCTCGGACTCATGACCGTGATCACGTTCGTCAACGTGGTCGCGCGCTATGTGTTTTCCGACAACATCCTGTGGGCGAAGGAGGCGACCGAGTACCTGTTCGCCTGGCTGGTGCTTATGGGCATGTCATATGGCGTCAAGAAACATGTCCATATCGGCGTGGACGTGGTGATCAGCCATCTCTCACCCGGCATGAAACGGTTCTTCGCCCTGTTCTCGGTGACCGCCTGCCTGGCGTTCGCGATCCTGCTGATGATCGGATCGTGGAAATATTGGTATCCGTTCGCCACCGAGCGCGCCTGGATGGAGACCGAAGATCTGCCGATGCCGGATATGTTGCAGTTTCTCGCCGACTGGATGAACGAGGGCGAACGCTACGAAAAGATTCCACGCTGGATTCCTTACCTTGCCCTGCCGATCGGGGTCGCGCTGTTGATCCTGCGCCTGCTGCAACAGGCCCGCAACATCCTGACCGGCAAGATCGACATGATCATCGCGAGTCACGAGGCGGAGGAGTTGTTGGAGGAGCTCGAGATGGTGTCTCCGCATGCCGGCGACGCGCCGGCGCGGAAGGGCGGGGAGGGCTGA
- a CDS encoding TRAP transporter large permease, with amino-acid sequence MSIAILFAMVVFFMLVGVPIAMSLGLSSILFLLIFSHDASLTAVAQTLFDAFEGHYTLLAIPFFILASVFMSTGGVAHRIIRFAVALVGSFKGGLAIASVFACMLFAALSGSSPATVVAIGSIVIAGMVQQGYSKAFAAGIICNAGTLGILIPPSIVMVVYAAATDVSVGRLFLAGVFPGLLAGGMLMLAVYFWARFKGLPSNPWLGWGEVFASARDASWGLLLVLIILGGIYGGVFTPTEAAAVAAVYAFLIANFVYRDMGPFRDGWGPIATMPLRALSVLWHEDTKHALFEAGRLTIMLMFIIANALLLKHVLTEERIPQMITEAMLSAGFGPVMFLVMVNVLLLIGGQFMEPSGLLIIVAPLVFPIAIALGIDPIHLGVIMVVNMEIGMITPPVGLNLFVTAGVAQMSIGKVIRAAMPWVAIMFLFLIIVTYVPIVSTWLPTLLMGPEIIIK; translated from the coding sequence ATGTCGATTGCGATCCTGTTCGCGATGGTGGTCTTCTTCATGCTGGTCGGCGTGCCGATCGCGATGTCGCTCGGACTGTCGTCGATCCTTTTCCTGCTGATCTTCTCGCACGATGCGTCGCTGACCGCGGTGGCCCAGACCCTGTTCGACGCGTTCGAGGGACATTACACGCTACTCGCGATCCCGTTCTTCATCCTCGCCTCGGTGTTCATGTCGACCGGCGGCGTGGCCCACCGCATCATCCGTTTCGCCGTGGCCCTGGTGGGTTCGTTCAAGGGCGGTTTGGCGATCGCCTCGGTGTTTGCCTGCATGCTGTTCGCGGCGTTGTCCGGTTCCTCACCGGCCACCGTGGTCGCGATCGGCAGTATCGTGATCGCCGGCATGGTGCAGCAGGGATACAGCAAGGCCTTCGCCGCCGGCATCATCTGCAATGCCGGTACGCTGGGCATCCTGATCCCGCCTTCGATCGTGATGGTGGTCTACGCCGCGGCCACCGATGTCTCGGTGGGCCGCCTGTTTCTCGCCGGCGTGTTTCCCGGGCTGCTGGCCGGCGGCATGTTGATGCTCGCCGTGTACTTCTGGGCGCGCTTCAAAGGCCTGCCGTCCAATCCCTGGCTGGGTTGGGGCGAAGTGTTCGCGTCGGCGCGCGACGCGTCCTGGGGTCTGTTGCTTGTGCTGATTATCCTGGGCGGCATATACGGTGGCGTGTTCACGCCGACCGAGGCTGCTGCGGTCGCCGCGGTCTATGCCTTTCTCATCGCAAACTTCGTTTACCGCGATATGGGGCCGTTCCGCGACGGTTGGGGACCGATCGCAACAATGCCGCTGCGCGCACTCTCCGTGCTGTGGCATGAGGACACCAAGCACGCGCTGTTCGAGGCCGGCCGGCTGACCATCATGCTGATGTTCATCATCGCCAACGCGCTGCTGCTCAAGCATGTGCTGACCGAGGAGCGCATCCCGCAGATGATCACCGAGGCCATGCTGTCGGCCGGGTTCGGACCTGTGATGTTCCTGGTGATGGTCAACGTCCTGTTGTTGATCGGCGGTCAGTTCATGGAACCGTCCGGCCTGCTGATCATCGTTGCACCGCTGGTGTTTCCGATAGCGATCGCGCTCGGTATCGACCCGATCCATCTTGGCGTTATCATGGTCGTCAACATGGAGATCGGCATGATCACGCCGCCGGTGGGGCTCAACCTGTTCGTCACTGCCGGGGTGGCTCAGATGTCGATAGGAAAGGTGATCAGGGCCGCGATGCCATGGGTCGCGATCATGTTCCTGTTCCTGATCATCGTCACCTATGTGCCGATCGTCTCGACCTGGCTCCCGACGCTGTTGATGGGGCCCGAGATCATCATCAAGTAG
- a CDS encoding pentapeptide repeat-containing protein yields the protein MSSSIVGAAEGPPDLQRLTAEGRCPKCNLAGADLSGMRLMSADLSGADLRGAKLRKTILFRANLSGADLRQADLEKASLGRINLSGANLNGLDLHGARLAHAELRGALLAGADLSDSMLEHTDLRSADLRGAKLVRSTLRSAKFDAAQFDGADMRETDLRGVDLRQIAGARGANFTQARLDGAQLDQLDLSGNRFDRAEMTGCNLTKADLRNATFVGTILRKADLTDARLDGADLMGANLKGARISRARLTNANMEQISMGGNLIGIDFSNALLTRADLSGANLKDALFRRADLRQANLSSCNLYAADFTGADLTGANLRSANLNNAVFADAVLNGTRFEDARGAPGQ from the coding sequence ATGTCCTCCTCTATCGTCGGGGCCGCCGAGGGTCCGCCCGACCTGCAACGGTTGACCGCCGAGGGACGCTGCCCGAAATGCAACCTGGCCGGCGCCGATCTGTCCGGCATGCGGCTGATGAGTGCCGACCTTTCGGGCGCCGACCTACGCGGCGCCAAGCTCCGCAAGACGATTCTGTTCCGCGCCAACCTGTCCGGCGCCGATCTGCGCCAGGCAGATCTGGAAAAGGCCAGCCTCGGGCGCATCAATCTGTCAGGGGCCAATCTCAACGGCCTTGACCTGCACGGCGCACGCCTGGCACACGCCGAACTGCGCGGTGCCCTGCTTGCCGGCGCCGACCTGAGCGACAGCATGCTGGAACACACCGATCTGCGCAGTGCCGACCTGCGCGGCGCCAAGCTGGTCCGGTCGACGCTGCGCAGCGCCAAGTTCGACGCGGCGCAGTTCGACGGTGCCGATATGCGTGAGACGGACCTGCGCGGCGTCGATCTACGCCAGATCGCCGGGGCGCGCGGCGCCAACTTCACCCAGGCCAGGCTGGACGGGGCGCAACTCGATCAACTCGACCTATCGGGCAACCGTTTCGACCGTGCAGAGATGACCGGCTGCAACCTGACCAAGGCCGATCTGCGCAATGCCACGTTCGTCGGCACCATCCTGCGTAAAGCCGATCTGACAGACGCGAGGCTGGACGGTGCGGATCTCATGGGGGCGAATCTCAAAGGGGCGCGCATTTCCCGGGCGCGGCTTACCAATGCCAACATGGAACAGATCTCCATGGGCGGGAATCTGATCGGGATCGATTTCTCCAACGCCCTGCTCACCCGCGCGGACCTCTCCGGCGCGAACCTCAAGGATGCGCTGTTCCGCCGGGCCGACCTGCGTCAGGCGAATCTGAGTTCGTGCAACCTGTATGCAGCCGACTTCACGGGTGCCGACCTGACCGGCGCCAATCTCCGTTCGGCCAACCTGAATAACGCGGTGTTCGCCGACGCAGTCCTCAATGGTACCCGCTTCGAGGATGCACGCGGCGCGCCCGGTCAATGA
- the dusA gene encoding tRNA dihydrouridine(20/20a) synthase DusA — translation MLAATSPKPDRRLSVAPMLDWTDRYCRYFLRQITRQTLLYTEMITTGALLHRDPAQFLDCDAAEHPLALQLGGSDPDELAACTRLAEQWGYDEINLNVGCPSDRVQSGRFGACLMAEPNLVAECVAAMCAVTERPVTVKHRIGIDDMDSYDALVQFVATVAESGCRTFIVHARKAWLQGLSPKQNREIPPLQYAVVHTLKQDFPDLEIVINGGFRALNEVTTQLQFVDGVMIGREAYHNPWMLADADRLIFGEANPADSRSVVVDRMLPFIEREQSRGTPPHRITRHMLGLFQGQPGARAWRRRLSTEIHQSEAAAQLVVDALGAVT, via the coding sequence ATGCTCGCAGCGACCTCACCAAAACCTGATCGACGCCTGTCCGTCGCGCCCATGCTCGATTGGACCGACCGCTATTGCCGCTACTTCCTGCGCCAGATCACGCGCCAAACCCTGCTCTACACCGAGATGATCACGACCGGCGCGCTGCTGCATCGCGATCCTGCGCAGTTTCTGGACTGCGACGCGGCGGAACATCCGCTCGCGCTTCAGTTGGGCGGCAGCGACCCGGACGAACTGGCCGCCTGTACGCGGCTCGCCGAACAATGGGGTTACGACGAGATCAACCTGAACGTGGGTTGCCCATCCGACCGCGTGCAGTCCGGCCGGTTCGGGGCCTGCCTGATGGCCGAGCCAAACCTGGTGGCAGAGTGCGTTGCAGCGATGTGCGCGGTGACCGAGCGGCCCGTGACTGTCAAACACCGTATCGGGATCGACGACATGGACAGCTACGATGCGCTCGTGCAGTTCGTTGCGACGGTCGCGGAGAGCGGTTGCCGGACCTTCATCGTGCATGCCCGCAAGGCATGGCTGCAGGGTCTCAGCCCGAAACAGAATCGCGAAATACCGCCCCTGCAGTACGCCGTGGTGCACACCCTGAAACAGGATTTTCCGGACCTCGAGATCGTCATCAACGGCGGCTTTCGCGCGCTGAACGAGGTGACGACCCAACTGCAGTTCGTGGACGGTGTGATGATCGGGCGCGAGGCCTACCACAATCCCTGGATGCTCGCCGACGCGGACCGGCTGATCTTCGGCGAGGCAAACCCGGCCGACAGCCGGAGCGTGGTGGTCGACAGAATGCTGCCGTTCATCGAGCGCGAGCAGTCGCGGGGGACGCCACCGCATCGCATCACGCGTCACATGCTCGGCCTGTTTCAGGGACAGCCCGGCGCGCGCGCCTGGCGGCGACGCCTGTCGACCGAGATACATCAAAGCGAGGCTGCGGCTCAGCTGGTGGTCGACGCACTGGGCGCGGTGACCTGA
- a CDS encoding RNA-binding protein, protein MLTLFIRGLPRSATEESVSKLFSQYGTVRGVVIARDIFSGECKGFATIDMEGHEARAAMSALDGSEQGGSVLRVGPNQPRGGRRSGRR, encoded by the coding sequence TTGCTTACCCTTTTCATCCGTGGACTACCCAGATCGGCCACCGAGGAAAGTGTCTCGAAGTTGTTTTCGCAATATGGCACCGTGCGCGGCGTCGTGATCGCCAGAGATATCTTCTCGGGTGAATGCAAGGGCTTCGCGACCATCGACATGGAAGGTCATGAGGCGCGTGCCGCGATGTCCGCTCTCGACGGCAGCGAACAAGGCGGCAGTGTGCTGCGGGTAGGACCGAACCAACCGAGGGGCGGTCGACGCTCCGGTCGACGCTGA
- a CDS encoding cold-shock protein: MSQRQTGTVKWFDDGKGFGFIEREGGKDLFVHFRSIVGEGHRSLTDGQRVEFTETQGAKGPQADQVIPL; this comes from the coding sequence ATGTCTCAGAGACAAACCGGCACCGTGAAGTGGTTCGACGACGGCAAAGGCTTCGGCTTTATCGAGCGCGAAGGCGGCAAAGACCTGTTCGTGCACTTCCGCTCCATCGTCGGTGAAGGTCACCGCTCCCTGACCGATGGTCAGCGCGTCGAGTTCACCGAGACGCAAGGTGCCAAGGGCCCGCAGGCGGACCAGGTAATCCCGCTCTAA